The following coding sequences are from one Rhodothermia bacterium window:
- a CDS encoding sterol desaturase family protein: MNLFLWILLGFCLMEIAAYILHRWIFHGWLWRIHRTHHEVSNSVFELNDIFSVGFAAISMAMMYYGLQSSANQHWLGAGIGIAVYGILYFIIHDLFTHKRFRPFKSENEALQTIRRAHQRHHQTVEKEGFEPYGLFLFPYSKFNTPFMRKNKPQQGQKKTHVED, translated from the coding sequence ATGAATCTTTTTCTATGGATACTTTTAGGCTTTTGCCTAATGGAAATAGCCGCTTATATCTTACATCGCTGGATTTTTCATGGCTGGTTATGGCGGATACACCGCACTCACCACGAAGTTTCAAATAGCGTTTTTGAACTGAACGATATTTTCTCGGTAGGTTTTGCAGCCATATCAATGGCCATGATGTACTACGGTCTTCAATCTAGTGCAAACCAACATTGGCTGGGAGCTGGTATCGGGATTGCCGTCTATGGCATCTTATACTTCATCATTCACGACCTCTTTACCCACAAGCGTTTCCGGCCTTTCAAATCGGAAAACGAAGCCCTTCAAACCATACGTAGGGCACATCAGCGACACCATCAAACCGTAGAAAAAGAAGGATTTGAACCGTATGGACTGTTTTTGTTTCCTTATAGCAAATTTAACACCCCATTTATGCGCAAAAACAAACCTCAGCAGGGACAAAAAAAGACCCATGTAGAAGATTGA
- a CDS encoding helix-turn-helix transcriptional regulator: protein MTSENLRFILGLKIKQQRTKLNYSLRDLAEKTGLSISYLSEIEKAKKYPKPEKLLLLSQVLDLPFDNLVSTQLADQLDPLKSLLGSEMMQSFPFEIFGITGQDLLELVSGEPHSASALIQTLTEIVGEYDMHIDHFLHAALRSFQAMKKNYFQELEEAATMFRKTFQWTLQNDPQGAALIHLAKTHFSQNVLFDSLPNVLEMPEIRSIRIEGKPERLLINPKLWSSQRIFIQLRELGFKILNLPDAPMVSGSHIGPSKTFEGLLSYFKASYFAGAVMLDGDAIVNELMKLFSKPKWDPAHFSQIKAHYDVTPELFLYRLSQLIPGKMGLQHLYYQRFTHPIGSDDFLLTKRLNLSPVFMYHGKGLNEHYCRRWTALTQLRALSQFPPTTPHQETTSLKRLNFMDANASFLTFSISRRLLLKDRHLSAINIGLMVDENLKSVVKFWNDPAIAAIQVNETCERCSLSALSCTDRAAPARIYEQHQHEQNLQNLFDAWLESVKQS from the coding sequence ATGACTTCTGAAAATCTACGCTTTATCCTTGGGCTTAAAATCAAACAGCAGCGAACGAAGCTAAATTATTCCCTGCGAGATCTTGCGGAAAAAACGGGCCTTTCGATCTCATACCTTAGCGAGATTGAGAAAGCGAAAAAATACCCGAAGCCGGAAAAACTGCTCTTGTTGTCGCAGGTCTTGGATTTGCCATTTGATAACTTGGTCTCCACTCAACTTGCCGATCAACTGGATCCCCTGAAATCGCTCCTTGGGTCGGAGATGATGCAGTCCTTCCCCTTTGAAATTTTTGGGATTACCGGGCAAGACCTTTTGGAATTGGTGTCGGGCGAGCCACACAGTGCATCCGCTCTCATTCAAACCTTGACGGAGATTGTGGGAGAGTACGATATGCATATAGACCACTTTCTACATGCTGCACTTCGGTCATTCCAAGCCATGAAAAAGAATTATTTTCAAGAATTGGAAGAAGCGGCCACTATGTTCCGAAAAACCTTCCAATGGACACTGCAAAACGATCCACAAGGTGCAGCATTAATCCATCTGGCAAAAACTCACTTTAGCCAAAACGTCCTTTTCGATAGTCTGCCCAATGTATTGGAAATGCCTGAAATACGTTCAATTCGGATTGAAGGTAAACCGGAGAGACTGCTTATCAACCCCAAACTTTGGTCTTCACAACGCATCTTCATTCAATTAAGGGAATTGGGATTCAAAATTTTGAATTTGCCAGATGCGCCCATGGTTTCTGGAAGTCATATCGGCCCGTCAAAAACGTTTGAAGGATTACTCTCCTATTTTAAAGCCTCCTACTTTGCTGGAGCCGTCATGTTGGACGGGGATGCGATTGTAAATGAATTGATGAAGCTCTTCTCAAAACCGAAGTGGGATCCCGCTCATTTTTCGCAGATCAAAGCCCATTATGACGTTACACCCGAACTTTTTCTTTATCGGTTAAGCCAACTTATTCCGGGAAAAATGGGCCTCCAACACTTGTATTATCAACGATTTACACACCCGATTGGTTCAGATGACTTTTTGTTGACCAAACGTTTAAACCTCTCGCCCGTATTTATGTATCATGGAAAAGGCTTGAATGAACATTACTGCCGGAGGTGGACGGCGCTCACGCAATTACGTGCGCTCTCCCAGTTCCCACCTACAACCCCGCACCAAGAAACCACCAGCCTAAAACGGCTAAATTTTATGGATGCAAATGCCAGCTTTTTAACTTTTTCCATTTCGCGTAGGTTATTGCTGAAGGATCGCCATTTGTCTGCCATCAATATTGGGTTGATGGTGGACGAAAATCTTAAATCGGTGGTCAAATTCTGGAATGATCCCGCCATTGCTGCTATACAGGTGAATGAAACCTGTGAGCGTTGTAGCTTGTCTGCACTTTCTTGTACCGATCGGGCGGCACCGGCCCGGATCTATGAGCAACATCAGCATGAACAAAACCTGCAAAATCTTTTTGATGCTTGGTTGGAAAGCGTTAAACAATCATGA
- the aceB gene encoding malate synthase A, whose amino-acid sequence MEEMIEKVDFFPEALSEKTMIHSPALTPKAATILTPQVVAVLEKLHNRFEPARKQLLETRQNRQKDYDAGKVPTYLHEENSEARSEWQVPEIPKDLRRRRVEITGPVNSAKMVIQMLNRNEQGFRADTAMLDFEDSMKPTWQNVVEGVLNVIAVAENRLETVENGKHYVLHPEDQAVMMVRVRGLALDESNIRINGKAISGGLFDLVLTWMHTAEKLIQQGKTPKYYIPKTEYHEEARWWNAVFSALESEIGVSEGTLRATFLIETLPAAFQMEEILYEFRTHAAGMNVGRWDKIFSDIKVLKNHPDRVMGDRATITIKPDTPWMYQYARRLIQVCHKHGAFAIGGMAAFTPGKTPELRAEQMAKVVADKQLEASLGHDGCWVSHPYFIGSALKQFTRNNQLDVLQDDLEDYPDLLPKSRGPYTIEGLRTNVRVGIAYLEGWNRGIGCVAWDNLMEDLATLEISRAQIGQWLKHGIVLKSGEKVTREFVSTIFSEELQRIEDELIEANASVHVLECFRKAAEDAKTLFLQEEFHPHLALCSELAH is encoded by the coding sequence ATGGAAGAAATGATCGAAAAAGTTGACTTTTTTCCGGAAGCGCTTTCGGAAAAGACTATGATTCACAGCCCTGCACTGACCCCAAAAGCGGCCACTATTCTAACACCACAGGTAGTAGCCGTGCTTGAAAAGCTCCACAATCGCTTTGAACCTGCACGAAAACAACTTTTGGAAACACGCCAAAATCGCCAAAAGGACTATGACGCGGGCAAGGTTCCGACGTACCTCCATGAAGAAAATTCGGAAGCACGCTCGGAATGGCAAGTCCCCGAAATCCCAAAAGATTTGCGAAGAAGAAGAGTGGAAATAACGGGGCCGGTGAACAGTGCCAAAATGGTGATTCAGATGCTCAACCGTAACGAACAAGGTTTTCGTGCGGATACGGCGATGTTGGACTTCGAGGACTCCATGAAGCCAACTTGGCAAAATGTGGTAGAGGGGGTATTAAACGTGATTGCCGTTGCCGAGAACCGGTTAGAAACCGTAGAAAACGGAAAACACTACGTTTTGCATCCAGAAGATCAAGCCGTGATGATGGTACGTGTTCGCGGCTTGGCCTTAGACGAATCAAACATCAGGATCAATGGCAAGGCCATCTCCGGTGGTTTGTTTGACTTGGTTTTGACGTGGATGCACACGGCGGAGAAGTTGATTCAACAGGGTAAAACGCCCAAGTATTATATCCCAAAAACCGAATATCACGAGGAGGCCCGTTGGTGGAATGCCGTTTTCTCGGCCTTAGAGTCCGAGATTGGGGTTTCAGAAGGGACATTACGCGCCACATTTCTGATCGAGACGTTGCCCGCTGCCTTCCAAATGGAGGAGATTCTGTACGAATTTCGCACCCATGCGGCAGGAATGAATGTGGGGCGTTGGGATAAAATTTTTAGCGACATTAAAGTGCTTAAGAACCACCCAGATAGGGTTATGGGAGACCGCGCAACCATCACCATCAAGCCCGATACACCTTGGATGTACCAGTATGCCCGAAGATTGATACAGGTATGCCACAAACATGGTGCTTTTGCTATTGGCGGAATGGCAGCCTTTACGCCCGGTAAAACACCCGAATTACGCGCCGAACAAATGGCGAAAGTGGTTGCAGACAAGCAATTAGAAGCCTCGCTTGGGCACGACGGTTGCTGGGTATCTCATCCCTACTTTATTGGATCGGCGCTGAAACAATTTACGCGAAACAACCAATTGGATGTTTTACAAGACGATCTTGAGGATTATCCAGACTTGTTGCCCAAAAGTCGAGGGCCATATACCATCGAAGGTCTTCGCACCAATGTTCGGGTTGGGATTGCTTATTTGGAAGGCTGGAACCGTGGTATTGGCTGCGTGGCATGGGACAATCTGATGGAAGACTTGGCAACCTTAGAAATATCTCGCGCACAAATTGGGCAATGGCTTAAACATGGCATTGTGCTAAAGAGCGGAGAAAAAGTAACAAGAGAATTTGTTTCTACTATTTTCTCTGAAGAGTTACAAAGAATAGAAGACGAATTAATAGAGGCAAATGCAAGTGTACACGTTTTGGAGTGCTTCCGAAAAGCTGCTGAAGATGCAAAGACACTTTTTCTACAAGAAGAATTTCATCCACACTTGGCCTTGTGTTCTGAATTGGCCCACTAA
- the aceA gene encoding isocitrate lyase, translating to MEIQHYMQTDWANNPRWAGITRPYSVQDVLRLRGNFRIEYTLARLGAERLWSLLQTEDFVNALGALTGNQAMQQVRAGLKAIYLSGWQVAADANLAGDMYPDQSLYPANSVPAVVKRINNTLLRADQVISAEGGTNDVHWLAPIIADAEAGFGGVLNAYELMKAMIEAGAAGVHFEDQLSSEKKCGHLGGKVLVPTNEAIKKLVAARLAADVCDVPTLLIARTDADAATLLTSDIDERDREYCTGERTSEGFFRIKNGLPTAIARGLAYAPYADLIWCETSKPDLDEAKTFAEGIHKTFPGKMLAYNCSPSFNWSKNLDATTIAKFQRELGAMGYKFQFITLAGFHALNYGMFDLAYGYARNQMPAFVELQNKEFAAADRGFTAVKHQREVGTGFFDEITNIVSGGMASTTALAGSTEADQFH from the coding sequence ATGGAAATCCAACACTATATGCAAACAGATTGGGCGAACAACCCACGCTGGGCTGGCATAACGCGCCCGTACTCGGTTCAAGATGTGTTACGGCTACGCGGAAATTTCAGAATTGAATATACCCTTGCACGTCTTGGGGCAGAAAGGCTGTGGTCTTTGTTGCAAACCGAAGACTTTGTAAATGCCTTAGGGGCGCTAACCGGCAACCAAGCCATGCAGCAGGTACGAGCCGGATTAAAAGCCATTTATCTTTCTGGATGGCAAGTAGCAGCAGACGCCAACTTAGCTGGAGACATGTATCCCGATCAAAGCCTATATCCGGCCAATAGTGTTCCTGCCGTTGTAAAACGCATTAACAATACCCTTCTACGGGCGGATCAGGTGATTAGTGCCGAAGGCGGAACAAATGATGTCCATTGGCTGGCTCCAATTATTGCAGATGCAGAAGCCGGATTTGGCGGGGTTTTAAATGCCTATGAGTTGATGAAGGCTATGATTGAGGCCGGAGCCGCAGGCGTCCACTTTGAAGACCAACTTTCTTCTGAAAAAAAATGTGGTCACTTGGGTGGTAAAGTACTGGTTCCAACCAACGAGGCCATCAAGAAATTGGTTGCTGCCCGCCTCGCTGCTGACGTCTGTGATGTTCCAACACTCTTGATTGCCCGCACCGACGCCGATGCCGCAACCCTGCTAACCAGTGATATTGACGAACGGGATCGCGAATATTGCACAGGAGAGCGCACTTCGGAGGGCTTCTTTAGGATCAAAAATGGCCTTCCAACTGCCATTGCACGCGGTTTGGCGTATGCGCCTTATGCAGATTTGATTTGGTGCGAAACGTCAAAACCAGATTTGGATGAGGCGAAAACATTTGCCGAAGGTATCCACAAAACCTTCCCGGGCAAAATGTTGGCCTATAATTGCTCACCTTCGTTTAATTGGAGCAAAAACTTAGATGCCACAACGATTGCTAAATTCCAACGCGAATTGGGGGCAATGGGGTATAAGTTCCAGTTTATCACCTTGGCCGGCTTTCATGCGCTCAATTATGGCATGTTCGACTTGGCATATGGCTATGCACGGAACCAAATGCCGGCGTTTGTGGAACTTCAAAATAAAGAGTTTGCTGCTGCCGATCGCGGCTTTACGGCTGTAAAACACCAGCGCGAAGTGGGCACAGGCTTCTTTGACGAGATCACCAATATTGTATCCGGCGGGATGGCCTCCACAACCGCTTTGGCGGGTTCCACCGAAGCAGATCAGTTCCATTGA
- a CDS encoding segregation/condensation protein A translates to MDYRIQLTEFEGPLDLLLYFIRRDEIDIFDIPISYITTEFLDYVQTLKLLNLDTAGEFVYMAALLISIKTKMLLPRQALDEDGEVLDPRRELVERLLAYIRYKEGAAHLEAAHEARSNRFVRGNAGMVQEYVTPNEEVLYRVSLFGLISALQRILKQVEDAPPVHAIAPENFSIEEQEAFLRERIQAQGRLSFVETCMGKSKSFIITTFLAVLEMARKRLVWIRESVDKVDFYLESFRDEPQETSDVPMGVADATSKKEKRQFEKAAKQQAKGA, encoded by the coding sequence ATGGACTACCGCATCCAGTTGACCGAGTTTGAAGGGCCTTTAGACCTCTTGTTGTATTTTATCCGACGGGACGAGATAGATATTTTTGATATTCCCATTTCGTATATCACTACAGAGTTTCTAGACTACGTCCAAACCCTTAAATTATTAAACTTAGATACAGCGGGTGAATTTGTCTATATGGCGGCTTTGCTGATCAGCATAAAGACAAAAATGTTGCTGCCACGGCAAGCGTTGGACGAAGATGGCGAAGTCTTAGACCCACGTCGGGAATTGGTGGAGCGGCTTTTGGCCTATATTCGGTATAAAGAAGGGGCTGCACACTTGGAGGCGGCACACGAGGCGCGTAGCAATCGCTTTGTCCGTGGCAATGCAGGTATGGTACAAGAATATGTAACCCCAAACGAGGAAGTCTTGTATCGCGTGTCTCTCTTTGGGCTTATTTCTGCGTTACAGCGGATATTGAAGCAAGTAGAGGACGCCCCACCCGTCCATGCCATCGCACCAGAAAACTTTTCTATAGAGGAGCAAGAAGCCTTCCTGCGAGAACGGATTCAGGCGCAAGGGCGCTTGAGTTTTGTGGAAACGTGTATGGGCAAAAGTAAATCGTTTATTATTACCACATTTCTTGCAGTTCTAGAAATGGCACGAAAACGCTTGGTCTGGATTCGCGAAAGCGTGGACAAGGTGGATTTCTATCTGGAATCTTTTCGTGATGAACCGCAAGAGACGTCTGATGTACCTATGGGTGTAGCTGATGCGACCAGTAAAAAAGAAAAAAGACAATTCGAAAAAGCAGCCAAACAACAAGCAAAGGGTGCTTGA
- a CDS encoding insulinase family protein, with amino-acid sequence MMQKTVLANGIRVVTETIPTVRTVSVGIWVDSGSRDELKGEEGITHFIEHMVFKGTRNRRMKQIAAYLESVGGYLNAFTGKENTCYYARALAEHTERAIDLLTDLVFNPTFPEDELQKEKEVVIEEMKMYEDDPEESIFDHFERAVYGDQPMGHPIIGSPESVTSFTQDQLMRYISTHYQPDRVVVAVAGAIAHEKVVRLVEKYTQHVQSSMTAFPERILAPVVVQQKTIPKPIQQAHLLLGTTCAGLKDDARRNVLSVLNTMLSGGMSSRLNLNIREKYGYCYSIYASLNVFSDVGDFSVYMGTDAAKIDRARQLIHRELLRFVDEPIPTRLMEQAKKQIKAGLMFELEGTTNCMMRLGRMEVYFGRFYAPEEIAEAVDAVGAEEIKKAAIELFDPKNFAEVVYLPTLNQD; translated from the coding sequence ATGATGCAAAAAACTGTACTGGCCAATGGCATTCGGGTGGTAACAGAGACCATCCCAACGGTCAGAACCGTATCCGTAGGGATATGGGTGGATAGCGGTAGTCGCGATGAGTTGAAAGGCGAAGAAGGAATTACCCATTTTATAGAACACATGGTATTTAAAGGAACGCGCAACCGTCGGATGAAGCAAATTGCGGCATATTTAGAATCGGTTGGTGGGTATTTAAATGCGTTTACGGGCAAAGAAAATACCTGTTATTATGCCCGTGCATTGGCAGAGCATACCGAGCGAGCAATAGATTTATTGACCGACCTCGTTTTTAATCCCACTTTTCCGGAGGACGAACTCCAGAAAGAAAAAGAAGTGGTGATCGAGGAGATGAAAATGTATGAAGATGACCCAGAAGAATCCATCTTCGATCACTTTGAACGTGCTGTGTATGGAGATCAGCCCATGGGACATCCGATCATTGGGTCTCCAGAATCGGTTACTTCTTTCACCCAAGACCAGTTGATGCGGTATATCAGCACGCATTACCAGCCGGATCGCGTGGTGGTAGCGGTTGCGGGAGCCATTGCCCACGAGAAGGTCGTCCGCTTGGTGGAAAAATACACCCAACACGTCCAGTCGTCTATGACCGCGTTTCCAGAACGGATATTAGCGCCTGTGGTCGTACAACAAAAAACCATTCCCAAACCCATCCAACAAGCCCATTTATTGCTCGGAACCACCTGCGCTGGTCTGAAAGATGATGCCCGTCGGAATGTTCTCTCTGTGCTGAACACCATGTTGAGCGGCGGCATGTCCAGTCGGCTAAACCTTAATATTCGGGAAAAATATGGCTATTGTTATAGCATCTATGCAAGTTTGAATGTGTTCTCGGACGTCGGAGATTTTAGTGTTTACATGGGAACCGATGCGGCCAAAATAGACCGTGCAAGGCAGTTAATCCATCGTGAACTTTTGCGTTTTGTGGATGAACCCATTCCGACGCGGTTGATGGAGCAAGCCAAGAAGCAGATTAAGGCTGGATTAATGTTTGAATTGGAGGGCACAACCAACTGCATGATGCGTCTGGGACGGATGGAAGTGTATTTCGGACGATTTTATGCGCCAGAGGAAATTGCCGAGGCGGTGGATGCCGTAGGTGCTGAGGAAATAAAAAAGGCGGCGATCGAGCTTTTTGACCCCAAAAACTTTGCAGAGGTGGTTTATTTACCGACCCTGAACCAAGATTGA
- a CDS encoding chloride channel protein, translating to MFWLRYTTPFLNILRKRLTRGQFVMGLAVVTGITSGAIAVLLKSVVHYIQQFLSSVSLFGWTYVFFPLFGIFITVWVIHRFFGGKLERGVPAVLYAIAQRSSFIPRVNTYLHAVSSAITIGFGGSAGLEAPIVATGSAIGANYGKIYRTSYPERTLLLASGAAAGISAAFNAPIAGVMFALEVLLTDVAVSHFIPLLIASATGAIFSKLLLNEGILFAFNISEGLEAYHLPFYLFLGVLAGLQSVYYARVTHWVERQFARLKHHPYRRAFVGGLILVVLCTFFPPLFSEGYSSLKLLAGNDPKTLLQHPFLPDLPETEWMLLVLVAAVCLLKVFATSITLASGGYGGNFAPSLFVGAYLGFFFARFINYFNWIKLPEASFTVVGMAGILSGVMHAPLTAIFLIAEITSGYSLFIPLMLVASVALFISRHFEQYAMDTKKLATQGDIFTSNRDHNVLTRLKLNKLLEKDVAVVHPDGNLEDLVEAIRNSKRNLFAVVERSGKFVGVITLDDVKDVIFDRELYHWLVIEDVMTRPPATLEVQEDMESVMRKFEETKSWNLPVLEKGQYLGIVSKSGIFNQYRQSLSAQREVL from the coding sequence ATGTTTTGGTTACGTTATACAACGCCCTTCTTGAACATTCTTCGAAAACGCCTAACACGCGGCCAGTTTGTGATGGGCCTTGCTGTTGTAACAGGGATCACATCGGGTGCAATTGCAGTGCTGCTCAAGTCCGTTGTCCATTATATCCAACAGTTTTTAAGTAGCGTTAGTTTGTTCGGATGGACGTATGTTTTTTTTCCTTTGTTTGGCATTTTTATTACGGTCTGGGTGATCCATCGGTTTTTTGGAGGAAAATTAGAACGTGGTGTTCCGGCGGTCTTATATGCTATTGCGCAGCGATCCAGTTTTATCCCGCGCGTTAATACCTACTTACACGCAGTTTCGAGTGCCATAACAATTGGATTTGGCGGCTCGGCGGGGCTGGAAGCGCCCATTGTGGCAACCGGTTCAGCGATTGGGGCGAATTATGGCAAAATTTACCGAACGAGCTATCCAGAACGAACCCTCTTATTGGCATCTGGAGCGGCGGCAGGTATCTCGGCTGCGTTTAATGCTCCCATTGCGGGCGTAATGTTTGCCCTTGAGGTATTGTTAACCGATGTTGCGGTGAGCCATTTTATTCCCTTGCTCATTGCTTCGGCTACAGGCGCGATTTTTTCCAAGTTGCTTTTAAACGAAGGTATTTTATTTGCTTTTAACATTTCGGAAGGCTTAGAAGCCTATCATTTGCCATTTTATCTTTTTTTAGGTGTATTGGCGGGACTACAAAGCGTCTATTATGCGCGTGTAACACACTGGGTAGAGCGCCAATTTGCCCGTCTAAAGCACCACCCTTACCGCCGAGCTTTTGTTGGTGGGCTTATCCTTGTGGTTCTTTGTACGTTTTTCCCGCCGCTTTTCTCGGAAGGTTATTCCAGCCTAAAACTATTGGCGGGTAACGATCCCAAAACACTTCTACAACATCCATTCCTCCCAGATTTACCAGAAACCGAGTGGATGCTTTTGGTCTTGGTGGCTGCCGTCTGTTTACTCAAGGTTTTTGCAACCTCCATCACTTTAGCTTCTGGCGGCTATGGTGGGAATTTTGCGCCATCGCTTTTTGTAGGTGCATATCTGGGCTTTTTCTTTGCACGCTTTATCAATTATTTCAACTGGATCAAACTACCTGAAGCCAGTTTTACGGTCGTAGGTATGGCTGGAATCTTAAGCGGGGTAATGCATGCCCCCTTGACGGCCATTTTCCTTATCGCCGAGATCACCAGTGGGTATTCACTTTTTATCCCGCTTATGCTCGTGGCCTCGGTTGCCCTCTTTATTTCTCGGCACTTCGAGCAATACGCAATGGATACCAAAAAATTAGCCACACAGGGCGATATTTTCACCTCTAACCGCGATCACAATGTCTTGACCCGATTAAAACTAAACAAGTTATTGGAAAAGGATGTTGCGGTTGTACATCCAGATGGAAATCTTGAAGACTTGGTTGAGGCAATCCGAAACAGTAAGCGTAATTTATTTGCCGTCGTAGAACGATCCGGTAAATTCGTTGGAGTGATTACCTTAGATGACGTTAAAGACGTGATTTTTGATCGTGAATTGTATCATTGGTTGGTCATCGAAGACGTCATGACCCGTCCTCCTGCCACTTTGGAAGTACAGGAGGACATGGAAAGCGTCATGCGAAAATTTGAAGAGACCAAAAGTTGGAATTTACCTGTTTTGGAAAAAGGTCAATACCTTGGCATTGTTTCTAAGTCTGGCATTTTCAACCAATACCGGCAGTCACTATCGGCCCAGCGGGAGGTTCTGTAG
- a CDS encoding DinB family protein, translated as MHPSKNNLIREIQTTFTQFQIYIESLPEEVLFRKHIPGKWSIAENVEHLNICLNQTNLGLRLPKMLLKLMSGTPSRDSLTYEMLVVAYREVLKSGGRAPERYLPHETGDRSTLLKAFSVEVELHLKILRSKWREEQLDEFQLPHPLLGKITIREMLYFTMYHIRHHRQAIEMMVERLYSPGDGLATEPPAGPIVTAGIG; from the coding sequence ATGCATCCTTCAAAAAACAATCTGATCCGAGAGATTCAGACGACATTTACGCAGTTTCAAATTTACATTGAAAGCCTGCCGGAAGAAGTGTTGTTCCGCAAACACATACCCGGAAAATGGTCTATCGCCGAAAATGTCGAACATCTGAACATCTGCTTGAATCAAACAAATTTGGGGCTGAGACTCCCCAAAATGTTGCTCAAATTGATGTCGGGAACACCAAGCCGTGATTCTCTGACCTATGAAATGTTGGTTGTTGCCTACCGCGAAGTGCTAAAATCGGGTGGTCGCGCTCCAGAAAGATATTTGCCCCACGAAACCGGTGACCGGAGTACCTTGCTAAAGGCTTTTTCTGTGGAAGTGGAGCTACACCTCAAGATTTTAAGGAGTAAATGGCGCGAAGAACAGCTCGACGAATTTCAATTGCCACATCCTTTGTTGGGCAAAATTACCATTCGCGAGATGCTCTATTTTACCATGTACCACATTCGACACCATCGTCAAGCCATTGAAATGATGGTAGAGCGGCTGTATAGTCCGGGTGACGGACTTGCTACAGAACCTCCCGCTGGGCCGATAGTGACTGCCGGTATTGGTTGA